A window of the Candidatus Saccharibacteria bacterium oral taxon 488 genome harbors these coding sequences:
- the typA gene encoding translational GTPase TypA, with product MKDASKIRNIAIIAHVDHGKTTMVDGLLKQSRTFRDNQAEMSQELIMDSGDQEHERGITITAKQTSIFYGDYKINIIDTPGHADFSGEVERTLQMADGVLLIVDAQEGPMPQTKFVLSKALELGLKPVVVINKIDKPARRIAKVEDELSDLFLELATDDAQLQYPIYYAIGRDGKAWREIPTDLDEDADLTPIFEAIINDIPAPNVTADGGFQMLVTSLQYDTFQGKYAIGRIARGSVKRGLAVSLLKHGEVSGSARIEKVFGYRGLNREELDEAFAGDIVALVGVSEAHIGDTIADKEHPEALPAIAIEAPTLSMYLGPNTSPMKGREGEFTTSRQIGDRLRRELETNVALRVEENGIGFTVSGRGELHLSVLIETMRREGFEFEVGRPQVVTITEDGVEKEPIEELQIEISSEFIGAISQELGARHAEMKSQETTASGATRITYVLPTRALIGLRNVLLTATKGTVIMNSLPYGYQPLGGKLPKTRGGVLIAFEAGTTTPYALQAAEARGELLVGPGTEVYAGMIVGIYNRQEDIEINVCKAKHLTNMRSKSSDGTVQLTPFTQFSLEQCIDFIEDDELLEVTPKSLRLRKRYLDANERKRAAKR from the coding sequence ATGAAGGACGCTAGCAAGATTCGAAATATTGCCATTATTGCCCACGTCGATCACGGCAAGACGACCATGGTTGATGGGCTGCTCAAACAGTCGCGCACATTCCGCGACAATCAGGCCGAGATGAGCCAAGAATTGATCATGGATTCGGGCGATCAGGAGCACGAACGCGGTATCACCATCACCGCCAAACAGACCTCGATTTTTTACGGTGATTATAAGATCAACATCATCGACACGCCGGGGCACGCCGATTTTTCGGGCGAGGTCGAGCGGACACTGCAGATGGCGGACGGTGTGCTGTTGATCGTTGATGCACAGGAAGGGCCGATGCCACAGACCAAGTTTGTGCTGAGTAAGGCGCTGGAGTTGGGGCTGAAACCAGTAGTGGTGATTAATAAAATTGATAAGCCAGCCAGGCGAATTGCCAAGGTTGAAGACGAGCTGAGCGATCTATTTTTGGAGTTAGCGACCGACGATGCTCAACTGCAATATCCGATTTATTATGCTATCGGGCGCGACGGCAAAGCCTGGCGAGAGATTCCTACCGACCTTGATGAAGATGCTGATTTGACACCGATTTTTGAAGCGATTATCAACGACATCCCGGCGCCGAACGTCACGGCTGACGGCGGCTTCCAGATGCTAGTGACCAGTTTGCAGTACGACACCTTCCAGGGAAAATATGCCATTGGGCGAATCGCTCGCGGGTCGGTTAAGCGCGGCCTGGCGGTTAGTTTACTGAAGCATGGCGAAGTGTCAGGTTCAGCGCGAATTGAGAAAGTTTTTGGTTACCGCGGGCTGAACCGCGAAGAGCTTGACGAAGCATTTGCTGGCGACATTGTGGCGCTGGTTGGCGTCAGTGAGGCGCACATTGGCGATACGATTGCTGATAAAGAACACCCCGAAGCCTTGCCGGCGATTGCCATTGAAGCGCCGACGCTGAGCATGTACCTCGGCCCGAATACCAGCCCGATGAAAGGGCGTGAGGGCGAGTTCACCACCTCGCGGCAAATTGGCGACCGGTTGCGGCGAGAATTGGAAACCAACGTGGCGCTGCGCGTCGAAGAAAACGGCATCGGCTTTACGGTGTCTGGCCGCGGTGAACTACACCTCAGCGTCTTGATCGAGACCATGCGGCGCGAAGGCTTTGAGTTTGAAGTCGGCCGTCCGCAAGTGGTCACCATCACCGAGGACGGCGTTGAAAAAGAGCCAATTGAAGAACTGCAAATCGAAATTAGCAGCGAATTCATCGGCGCGATCAGCCAGGAGTTGGGTGCGCGCCACGCTGAAATGAAGTCGCAGGAAACCACCGCCAGCGGCGCTACCCGCATCACTTATGTGCTGCCGACCAGGGCGTTGATCGGCCTGCGAAACGTACTGTTGACCGCCACCAAAGGCACGGTGATCATGAATTCCCTGCCGTACGGCTATCAACCGCTGGGCGGCAAATTGCCAAAAACCCGCGGCGGCGTGCTCATCGCTTTTGAGGCCGGCACCACCACGCCGTATGCGCTGCAGGCAGCCGAGGCGCGCGGCGAACTCTTGGTCGGGCCGGGCACGGAAGTCTACGCTGGGATGATCGTCGGCATCTACAACCGCCAAGAAGACATCGAAATTAACGTTTGCAAGGCTAAACACCTAACCAACATGCGCTCCAAATCGTCCGATGGCACAGTGCAATTGACGCCATTTACGCAGTTTAGCCTGGAACAGTGCATCGATTTCATCGAGGACGACGAACTGCTGGAAGTGACGCCAAAGTCCTTGCGTCTACGCAAACGCTACCTCGACGCTAATGAGCGAAAGCGCGCCGCCAAACGGTAG
- a CDS encoding replication-associated recombination protein A translates to MDARQPLAEQVRPQTLDEVIGQSHLLGEGELLRQIVRRAEPVSLILWGPPGTGKTTLAWIIAREVNAEFIELSAVTSGKKDVERVIEHARQNWNLGLRTILFVDEIHRFNKAQQDAFLPHVESGLITLIGATTENPSFEVITPLLSRTRVLVLQQLTKDEIILVLKRALKTLKQTKRVSPKALDYLAELADGDARVALGNLELALSFGEKVTPEVVKAAAQRRLPGYDKKGDVHYDVISAFIKSLRGSDATAAAYYLARMIEAGEDPKFIARRMVIFASEDIGLAGNGALSLAVATFEAVERVGLPEAKYNLFHCAIALARSQKSREITDLMNEAFALAHKYPNSPVPLHLRNAATKLMKDLGYSKDYKWQAGFQHEKGFLPEDIPRPPKR, encoded by the coding sequence ATGGATGCGCGACAACCCCTGGCCGAGCAGGTGCGGCCGCAAACCCTGGATGAAGTAATCGGGCAAAGTCATTTGCTGGGCGAGGGCGAGTTGCTGCGGCAAATTGTGAGGCGTGCTGAGCCAGTCAGTTTGATTTTGTGGGGGCCGCCAGGGACGGGCAAGACGACGTTGGCGTGGATTATCGCCCGCGAAGTTAATGCCGAATTTATTGAGCTGTCAGCGGTGACTAGTGGCAAGAAAGATGTCGAACGAGTTATTGAGCACGCTCGGCAGAACTGGAATTTGGGGCTACGGACGATTTTGTTTGTTGATGAGATCCATCGTTTCAATAAAGCGCAGCAAGATGCGTTCTTGCCGCACGTCGAGAGCGGGCTGATTACTTTGATTGGCGCGACCACTGAGAACCCGAGCTTTGAGGTGATCACGCCGCTGCTCAGCCGGACGCGGGTGCTGGTGCTGCAGCAACTGACCAAAGATGAAATTATATTGGTGCTGAAGCGAGCGCTGAAGACTTTGAAACAAACCAAGCGGGTGTCGCCCAAAGCGCTGGATTATCTTGCAGAATTAGCGGACGGTGACGCGCGGGTGGCGCTGGGCAATTTGGAATTGGCGCTGAGCTTTGGTGAGAAAGTCACGCCAGAGGTCGTCAAGGCCGCGGCTCAGCGGCGGCTGCCTGGCTATGATAAAAAGGGCGATGTGCATTATGACGTCATCTCAGCGTTCATCAAATCACTGCGCGGCAGCGACGCGACGGCTGCGGCATATTATTTGGCGCGCATGATTGAGGCCGGTGAAGACCCGAAGTTCATCGCTCGGCGGATGGTCATCTTTGCGTCAGAAGACATTGGGTTGGCGGGTAACGGCGCGCTGAGCCTGGCAGTCGCTACCTTTGAAGCGGTGGAGCGCGTTGGGCTACCTGAGGCCAAATATAATTTATTCCACTGCGCCATTGCTCTGGCGCGCAGCCAGAAGTCACGCGAGATTACTGATTTGATGAATGAGGCTTTCGCTCTGGCACACAAGTACCCGAACTCGCCAGTGCCGCTTCATCTTCGTAATGCCGCCACCAAGCTGATGAAAGATCTGGGCTATAGTAAAGATTACAAATGGCAAGCTGGCTTTCAGCATGAAAAAGGATTTTTGCCAGAGGACATCCCGCGTCCACCGAAACGTTAG
- a CDS encoding DUF4342 domain-containing protein: MSEQNRTEEFSVNGDQVVEKVKQLIKEGNVRRVIIKNEKGESIMEFPITAGVVGALLLPTLAALGAAVALMAQCTIAVERRD; this comes from the coding sequence ATGAGCGAACAAAACCGCACCGAAGAATTTAGCGTTAACGGCGATCAAGTTGTCGAGAAGGTCAAGCAGCTTATCAAAGAAGGCAACGTCCGCCGCGTTATCATCAAGAACGAAAAAGGCGAAAGCATCATGGAATTCCCCATCACTGCCGGCGTGGTTGGCGCCTTGCTACTACCAACCCTGGCAGCACTCGGCGCGGCGGTGGCGTTGATGGCGCAGTGCACAATTGCGGTGGAGCGACGGGATTAA
- the treF gene encoding alpha,alpha-trehalase TreF — MLPKKTTTIIKRTLARTAQRITPIDRKDPDEKLGQLFHEVQSHRVFADGKTFVDLVPRKRATRILQEYRLARRDPNFRLDEFVKLHFYEFESPVKKVSFVQADSARQHVTNLWPLLIRRAHKSKGSLIALPHDYVVPGGRFAEQFYWDTYFIMLGLAVDSKWKLIDGMMKNYVYMIQRFGFIPTANRTYFLSRSQPPFFAAMVKLLASKPGRRAPSLTYLEYFPSLLAEYKFWMKGQRKLSSIDFMATNRVVAMPDGQVLNRYYDDKATPRPESRREDIETARNSRSANKAKVYLDLRAGAESGWDFSSRWFSDPHDIETIQTTDLVPIDLNCLLYELEMTIAHCYGVLRQAPLKKRFIRLAERRAESIRQHCWNETDGFFYDYNFRTGHQTSHATLAGVFPLYSGIATKKQAKHVAEKLEREFLRDGGLRTTLVDNGQQWDAPNGWAPLQWVAVCGLKRYGLDELAEEIRKRWLASTERIFADQGKMIEKYDVDSESRIGGGGEYPLQDGFGWTNGVYAALYDRFDERCPR, encoded by the coding sequence ATGCTTCCCAAAAAAACCACAACAATTATCAAGCGCACGTTAGCACGCACCGCCCAGCGCATCACACCGATCGACCGTAAAGATCCCGACGAAAAGCTCGGGCAGTTGTTTCATGAAGTGCAGTCACACCGCGTGTTTGCCGATGGTAAAACTTTCGTCGATCTCGTACCGCGAAAGCGAGCCACCCGCATCCTCCAGGAGTATCGCCTGGCCCGACGTGATCCCAACTTTCGGCTGGATGAATTTGTGAAGCTACATTTTTATGAATTTGAATCGCCGGTCAAAAAGGTGAGCTTTGTCCAGGCAGACTCTGCCAGACAGCACGTCACCAATCTCTGGCCGCTGCTCATCCGCCGCGCCCACAAGTCGAAAGGTTCGCTAATCGCCCTGCCGCACGACTATGTGGTGCCGGGTGGTCGGTTTGCCGAGCAATTTTATTGGGACACGTATTTTATCATGCTGGGCCTGGCGGTGGACAGCAAGTGGAAGCTGATCGACGGCATGATGAAAAATTATGTGTACATGATTCAGCGCTTTGGTTTCATCCCGACCGCCAATCGGACGTACTTCCTCAGTCGCAGCCAGCCGCCGTTTTTCGCAGCGATGGTCAAGCTCCTCGCCAGCAAACCCGGCCGGCGCGCCCCGAGCTTGACCTATCTCGAGTATTTCCCCTCGCTGCTGGCCGAATACAAATTCTGGATGAAAGGCCAACGCAAGCTTTCGAGTATCGACTTTATGGCTACCAACCGCGTGGTAGCCATGCCTGATGGCCAGGTGCTCAATCGCTACTACGACGACAAGGCCACGCCACGCCCGGAAAGTCGCCGCGAAGACATCGAAACCGCGAGGAATAGCCGCTCCGCCAACAAGGCCAAGGTCTACCTCGACCTGCGGGCTGGGGCTGAGAGCGGTTGGGATTTCAGCTCGCGCTGGTTTAGTGATCCGCACGACATTGAAACGATTCAAACGACTGACCTCGTGCCGATTGATCTGAATTGTTTATTGTACGAACTAGAGATGACGATCGCCCATTGTTACGGTGTACTGCGTCAGGCGCCGCTCAAGAAACGCTTCATCCGCCTGGCTGAGCGCCGCGCCGAGAGCATCCGCCAGCACTGTTGGAATGAAACCGACGGCTTTTTCTATGATTATAATTTCCGCACCGGTCATCAGACGAGCCACGCCACACTGGCCGGCGTCTTCCCGCTGTACAGCGGTATCGCCACCAAAAAACAAGCCAAGCACGTGGCCGAGAAATTAGAACGCGAGTTCTTACGCGACGGCGGACTACGCACGACGCTGGTTGACAATGGTCAGCAATGGGACGCGCCGAATGGCTGGGCGCCGCTACAATGGGTGGCGGTTTGCGGTTTGAAGCGGTATGGGCTGGATGAGCTAGCAGAGGAAATTAGAAAGCGCTGGCTGGCTTCGACCGAGCGCATCTTTGCCGATCAGGGCAAGATGATCGAAAAATATGACGTTGATAGCGAGTCACGCATTGGCGGCGGTGGTGAATATCCGTTGCAAGACGGCTTTGGCTGGACCAACGGCGTGTACGCGGCGCTGTATGATCGGTTTGATGAGCGCTGCCCGAGATAA
- a CDS encoding slipin family protein, translating to MEIAAVILIIVLMFVLSGIKVVNQYQRGVVLTLGKFTGVREPGLRVVVPIFQTMMMVDVRSTPIDVPKQEVITKDNVTVGVDAVVYFRVINAPKAVLETTNYIYATSQFAQAALRDVTGNVDMDDLLAKREEISQQIKEIVDAETDKWGIDVENVKIQNIELPGDMKRAMAKQAEAERERRANIINADGEKAAAETLAQAAEILAKTQGAINLRTLNTLERISTEPSQKTMMLFPIELIDAIRGNKK from the coding sequence ATGGAAATAGCAGCAGTAATTTTAATCATCGTACTGATGTTTGTGCTGAGCGGTATCAAGGTAGTCAATCAATACCAGCGCGGTGTAGTACTGACGCTGGGTAAGTTTACTGGCGTGCGCGAGCCGGGTCTAAGGGTGGTAGTGCCGATTTTTCAGACGATGATGATGGTCGACGTGCGTTCCACGCCAATTGACGTGCCGAAACAAGAGGTCATCACCAAGGATAATGTCACTGTCGGCGTTGACGCGGTGGTCTATTTCAGAGTGATTAACGCACCAAAAGCGGTGCTAGAAACGACCAATTATATTTATGCCACCAGCCAGTTTGCCCAAGCTGCTCTGCGCGACGTCACCGGTAACGTCGACATGGACGACCTCTTGGCCAAGCGCGAGGAGATTTCGCAGCAGATTAAGGAAATTGTCGATGCCGAGACGGACAAATGGGGCATCGACGTCGAGAATGTTAAGATCCAGAACATCGAACTGCCTGGTGACATGAAGCGTGCCATGGCCAAGCAAGCCGAAGCCGAGCGCGAGCGCCGCGCCAACATCATCAACGCCGACGGCGAAAAAGCTGCCGCCGAAACGCTGGCTCAAGCTGCCGAGATTCTGGCGAAAACCCAAGGTGCAATTAATCTGCGTACCCTGAATACCCTGGAACGCATCTCCACCGAGCCATCACAAAAGACAATGATGCTCTTCCCGATTGAGCTGATCGATGCCATTCGCGGGAATAAAAAGTAA
- a CDS encoding D-alanine--D-alanine ligase — protein MDRLRVLLIFGGESSEHEVSINSATNVLAALDTARYDIKLCYIDRAGQWRLVETIEARNQPSPRLTPQLGQRSLLIDGVDPLPIDVIIPVLHGKNGEDGSVQGLAQLLHIPHVGPSLLSAAVTMDKDMTKRLALGAHVPVVPWRTLVSDAPRPTFAEMASELGTPVFIKPSRAGSSVGVSKVHSAKAFTTALDEAFRHDNTVLIEQAITAREIELAVLGRGTSTRVSMPGEILPGEEFYSYDDKYSASSTSRVVIPAEVDESMATELQRLALATYHATGGHGMARVDFFLDPTGQIFLNEINSIPGFTNISMYPKLWEASGLSPRALVDELIEEALASHSIRGV, from the coding sequence ATGGATAGGTTACGCGTTCTCCTCATATTTGGCGGCGAGTCATCCGAGCACGAGGTCTCGATCAATTCCGCTACTAATGTGCTAGCGGCGCTGGACACAGCACGCTACGACATCAAACTATGCTACATCGACCGTGCTGGTCAGTGGCGGCTCGTCGAGACGATCGAGGCACGCAATCAGCCGAGCCCACGCCTAACGCCACAGCTCGGCCAGCGCTCACTGCTCATCGACGGCGTTGACCCGCTGCCGATTGACGTGATAATTCCGGTGCTTCATGGCAAAAATGGCGAGGACGGCAGCGTACAGGGTCTGGCGCAGCTACTTCATATTCCCCATGTCGGCCCGAGTCTCCTTTCGGCGGCTGTCACCATGGACAAAGACATGACCAAGCGGCTGGCGCTCGGCGCTCACGTTCCGGTTGTGCCGTGGCGAACGCTAGTAAGTGATGCGCCGCGACCGACCTTCGCCGAGATGGCTAGTGAGCTTGGTACGCCTGTTTTCATCAAGCCATCCCGCGCTGGCTCGTCCGTCGGTGTCAGCAAAGTCCACTCGGCCAAAGCATTCACCACCGCGCTTGACGAAGCCTTTCGCCACGACAACACCGTGTTGATTGAACAAGCGATCACCGCCCGCGAGATTGAGCTGGCCGTCCTCGGCCGCGGTACATCCACCCGCGTCAGTATGCCTGGTGAGATTCTTCCTGGCGAAGAGTTTTATAGCTACGACGATAAGTACAGCGCCTCCAGCACTTCGCGCGTCGTTATCCCCGCGGAGGTTGACGAGTCAATGGCGACAGAACTGCAGCGCCTCGCGCTGGCCACCTACCACGCGACCGGTGGACACGGCATGGCGCGAGTTGACTTTTTCCTTGATCCGACGGGCCAGATTTTTCTCAACGAGATTAATAGTATCCCTGGCTTTACCAACATCAGTATGTATCCAAAGCTCTGGGAAGCTTCGGGTCTCAGTCCACGGGCGCTAGTTGACGAGTTGATCGAGGAGGCGCTTGCCAGCCATTCTATACGTGGCGTATAA